One Thermococcus eurythermalis DNA segment encodes these proteins:
- a CDS encoding PP2C family protein-serine/threonine phosphatase, whose amino-acid sequence MRLILPESPHMEFSGAGTDFVYGITHVGGRKHNEDGLLIMKLPDGYLLAVADGLGGHNAGEVASRLALETLAEVFEGEYVEGLEEDLLAILLKKAHEVAHSVVRERARGPLEGMGTTLVSAVVRGRTVIVANTGDSRAYLVSGGKLVARTLDHSPLQELVLMGQVSEEEVMYHPLRNRVSSAIGRHLMVDLYRWEAGPGHILLLSTDGLHDYVSKEEILRTLIPGKTARDLAKTLVERALTVTEDNVTVVVWRW is encoded by the coding sequence ATGAGACTGATACTGCCCGAAAGCCCACACATGGAGTTCAGCGGGGCCGGAACTGACTTCGTTTACGGGATAACCCATGTTGGGGGGCGGAAACACAACGAGGACGGCCTGCTCATCATGAAGCTCCCCGACGGCTACCTGCTCGCGGTCGCGGACGGACTGGGCGGTCACAACGCCGGGGAAGTCGCTTCTAGGCTGGCCCTGGAAACCCTTGCGGAGGTCTTTGAAGGGGAGTACGTTGAAGGCCTTGAAGAAGACCTTCTCGCGATTCTCCTGAAGAAGGCCCATGAGGTTGCCCACTCCGTTGTTAGAGAACGGGCAAGGGGACCACTTGAGGGAATGGGGACGACCCTCGTCTCGGCTGTAGTTAGGGGAAGGACCGTTATCGTTGCCAACACCGGCGACAGCAGGGCGTACCTGGTTTCCGGAGGGAAACTCGTCGCGAGGACGCTCGACCACTCTCCTCTTCAGGAGCTCGTCCTCATGGGGCAGGTCAGCGAGGAGGAGGTCATGTACCACCCGCTCAGGAACAGGGTGAGCTCAGCCATTGGAAGGCACCTAATGGTTGACCTCTACCGCTGGGAAGCCGGACCCGGCCACATCCTCCTTCTCAGCACGGACGGTCTTCACGACTATGTCTCAAAGGAAGAAATCCTGCGGACGCTCATCCCTGGGAAAACGGCACGTGACCTCGCCAAAACCCTCGTGGAAAGGGCCCTGACTGTCACTGAAGACAACGTAACGGTGGTGGTGTGGAGATGGTGA
- a CDS encoding PEGA domain-containing protein yields MVNAKAMLVIVLLLSSLFPLSPTLAQPIQGDELKIAYLAAQGSLFMGVFNPSPSGMTDVYTHRIWYFLNDPPYVMGPDGSYHSYRCQLVSVNYNVQVPGDAVIWNDTLGEWTSPYAGRTARSAVTWKCGLGTWVDGQKITLADYLFAYAMDWEWSHEGGAYYDQSWSASEAGKLQGIYGLEVKAVTSDYVEFTVYQDYAVPYSRWATAVNYVPYPEFPWQLYYAASELVAKGYGGKMFSWSSKSVNGYQLNLIDEEQMEYISGMLSRLKDEAPIPGPLSELSSVLGKWGLDYYHSGLQDAESGYSALIGWISNHKNALVTNGPYYVEDYDAEDMKLVLKLANNRRVGFPDTVNGKTLPWEPYWREIDVYGVLNDYTAILSVAKGEYDLYWFTRPYSTLSSVVQEYGKNINLIKAIFTWWSINLNLAGDSTTGLVETSNGTRFNPFALREVRFAMNWLINRQYIVSQILQGSGAPIYGPNPTGQVNAHENYVTVAKAMGITSQGDENYAIKMIDEAMTRASSELSDLGHTLEKRDGVWYFDGQPVTVKIIARVEDERLDEGKYLAQILQKAGFKVDLLQWQRSQASRMVYSSDPKELQWHVYTVGWVVSGIQDITDLAWDFWYYGSYVAPNWGSNYHNPVTVRDVLNAIASGDVARFISELNLKYYNTPNKLKPLLDWTGYDLANLLAYAKWTKNGWTVSVWSIDQFWDLYKLAYALHLYNAPRIYTAEVWNFYITNKRVKVGIPDPVTGLGSFLAVRSLEPAETSVSGGTTGTETTTSASPQVQGDMGTIEVVSIPAGAEVYVDGGYQGIAPINVSVSPGTHRVQVKMPGYEEYSTTVTVDAGKTVVLNVNLEPKSGTLVVDSTPSGASVYVDGTYRGTTPLTVELQPGQHTINVTLEGYKPYLATVNVPPGETVKITAKLEKKIATGTVWINSQPTGADVYVDGTWRGTTPLTLTLPPGTHTIEIRKEGYPPTRKTVEVAPGEEKKITLTLAVVTSQDTQPKTTSESTPANAVPRKAIAVVLAVFILVGAVLLLKRSRSGGKTQNEPSKGSIEGFPAELLDRYEPLEFLGEGGFAKVFKVKRKKDGKTVALKIPRIDEKTSKTFLREVSTWFQLNHPNVVKLYDADILPVPHLEMEFVEGAEVDGKLVRTLEELPKPVDEKTALGLIKGIAEGLKHAHSKGIVHRDLKPGNILLKANLTPKITDWGLAKIGTMSSGRSVMGYTPLYAAPEHLMPSRFGSTDHRTDVWQLGTIFYELLTGRVPFEGYTYEEVFGKITDENYRHKPPSDFNPALAKYDGLFEKLLAKRKEDRYGSVEEFLEDLEKLRESERRREELESQVDELKKTLTRSVEALKKSRSADETLKNRRLVVETLGRLALAYAELNRKAELLNTLNDLKFYTVQNINDLTKAITIVETLLRENLPVEKDFVERLKVLVHNIKRENEAN; encoded by the coding sequence ATGGTGAATGCAAAGGCTATGCTCGTTATCGTGTTGCTGTTATCTTCCCTCTTTCCGCTAAGTCCAACCCTTGCTCAACCTATCCAGGGGGATGAGCTTAAAATCGCGTACCTTGCCGCCCAGGGTAGCCTCTTCATGGGTGTCTTCAACCCGTCCCCGAGCGGAATGACCGACGTTTACACCCACCGCATCTGGTACTTCCTCAACGACCCGCCCTACGTGATGGGACCCGACGGAAGCTATCACAGCTACCGCTGTCAGCTTGTCAGTGTCAATTACAACGTTCAGGTTCCGGGCGATGCCGTAATCTGGAATGACACCCTCGGCGAGTGGACCTCCCCATACGCCGGCAGAACAGCCAGGAGTGCCGTCACCTGGAAGTGCGGTCTCGGAACCTGGGTTGACGGTCAGAAGATAACCCTCGCCGACTACTTATTCGCCTACGCAATGGACTGGGAATGGAGCCATGAAGGGGGAGCGTACTACGACCAGAGCTGGAGCGCCAGCGAGGCCGGCAAGCTCCAAGGAATCTACGGTCTCGAGGTGAAAGCCGTCACATCTGATTACGTTGAATTCACGGTCTACCAGGATTATGCAGTTCCATACAGCAGGTGGGCCACCGCCGTTAACTACGTCCCATACCCGGAGTTTCCCTGGCAGCTCTATTATGCAGCCTCCGAGCTCGTGGCAAAGGGATACGGCGGCAAGATGTTCTCGTGGAGCTCGAAGTCCGTCAACGGATACCAGCTCAACCTGATAGACGAGGAACAGATGGAGTACATTTCGGGCATGCTCTCAAGGCTAAAGGATGAAGCTCCTATTCCGGGCCCCCTGTCGGAGCTTTCAAGCGTTCTCGGAAAATGGGGTCTGGACTACTACCACTCCGGCCTTCAGGATGCAGAAAGCGGGTACTCGGCCCTGATAGGCTGGATTTCAAACCACAAAAATGCCCTCGTGACCAATGGACCGTACTACGTTGAGGACTACGACGCTGAGGATATGAAGCTCGTCCTCAAGCTCGCGAACAACAGAAGGGTCGGGTTCCCAGACACCGTTAACGGTAAGACCCTTCCCTGGGAGCCGTACTGGAGAGAGATTGACGTTTACGGCGTTCTCAACGACTACACGGCTATTCTCTCCGTGGCTAAAGGCGAGTACGACCTGTACTGGTTCACCAGGCCGTATAGTACTTTGTCCAGTGTGGTTCAGGAATACGGCAAGAACATCAACCTGATTAAGGCTATCTTCACCTGGTGGAGCATCAACCTCAACCTCGCAGGAGACTCCACGACAGGCCTCGTGGAAACCTCCAACGGAACCCGCTTTAACCCGTTCGCGCTCCGTGAGGTCAGGTTTGCTATGAACTGGCTCATCAACAGGCAGTACATCGTCAGCCAGATCCTCCAGGGAAGCGGTGCTCCAATCTACGGCCCAAATCCAACGGGCCAAGTTAACGCACACGAGAATTACGTAACCGTTGCGAAGGCTATGGGAATAACCTCTCAGGGTGACGAGAACTATGCCATCAAGATGATTGACGAGGCCATGACCAGGGCATCCTCAGAACTCTCAGACTTAGGACACACCCTTGAGAAAAGGGACGGTGTCTGGTACTTCGACGGTCAGCCGGTTACCGTGAAGATTATTGCTCGTGTTGAGGACGAGAGGCTTGATGAGGGCAAGTACCTTGCCCAGATACTCCAGAAGGCGGGCTTCAAGGTTGACCTCCTCCAGTGGCAGAGGAGCCAGGCCAGCAGGATGGTTTACAGTAGCGACCCCAAGGAGCTTCAGTGGCACGTTTACACTGTGGGTTGGGTCGTCAGCGGAATTCAAGACATCACGGACCTCGCCTGGGACTTCTGGTACTACGGCAGTTACGTCGCTCCAAATTGGGGTTCCAACTACCACAACCCAGTAACGGTCAGAGACGTTCTCAACGCTATCGCCAGCGGTGACGTTGCCAGGTTCATCAGCGAACTAAACCTCAAGTACTACAACACTCCGAATAAGCTCAAGCCTCTCCTCGACTGGACAGGCTACGACCTTGCTAACTTACTCGCCTACGCTAAGTGGACAAAAAACGGATGGACAGTGAGCGTATGGAGCATTGACCAGTTCTGGGACCTCTACAAGCTCGCCTACGCACTCCACCTCTACAACGCCCCCAGAATCTACACGGCCGAGGTGTGGAACTTCTACATCACCAACAAAAGGGTGAAAGTTGGAATCCCCGACCCAGTTACAGGACTTGGAAGCTTCCTTGCCGTCCGTTCGCTTGAGCCCGCTGAAACATCGGTGTCAGGAGGAACAACAGGAACAGAAACAACGACTTCGGCATCTCCACAGGTGCAGGGTGATATGGGAACAATCGAAGTAGTCTCCATACCTGCAGGCGCTGAGGTTTACGTTGACGGAGGCTACCAGGGAATAGCACCAATAAACGTCAGTGTATCCCCTGGGACGCACAGGGTTCAAGTGAAGATGCCTGGCTATGAGGAGTACTCGACGACGGTCACGGTAGATGCCGGAAAAACCGTTGTTCTAAACGTAAACCTGGAACCCAAATCCGGAACCCTCGTAGTTGACTCAACACCCTCGGGAGCCAGCGTTTACGTGGACGGCACCTACCGCGGGACTACTCCCCTGACCGTTGAGCTACAGCCGGGCCAGCACACGATAAACGTGACTCTCGAAGGCTACAAGCCATACTTGGCAACGGTCAATGTTCCTCCAGGTGAAACCGTAAAGATAACGGCGAAGCTTGAGAAGAAAATCGCGACGGGGACGGTTTGGATAAATTCTCAGCCCACAGGAGCGGACGTCTACGTTGACGGCACGTGGCGCGGGACAACACCGCTGACGCTCACCCTTCCACCGGGTACCCACACGATAGAAATCCGGAAGGAGGGCTATCCACCGACCAGAAAAACGGTTGAGGTTGCCCCAGGAGAAGAAAAGAAAATAACGCTAACCCTCGCGGTGGTGACCTCTCAGGATACCCAACCGAAAACGACCAGCGAATCCACGCCGGCCAACGCAGTTCCAAGGAAGGCCATCGCAGTGGTTCTGGCCGTGTTCATCCTTGTTGGGGCAGTGCTCCTCCTCAAGCGCTCGCGCTCTGGAGGAAAGACCCAAAATGAGCCCTCCAAGGGTTCAATTGAGGGCTTCCCGGCCGAGCTCTTGGACAGGTACGAGCCCCTTGAGTTCCTCGGGGAGGGTGGTTTTGCCAAAGTCTTCAAGGTCAAACGCAAAAAGGACGGCAAAACAGTCGCCCTAAAAATCCCGAGGATTGACGAGAAAACCAGCAAGACCTTCCTCCGTGAGGTTTCAACGTGGTTCCAGCTCAATCACCCCAACGTCGTCAAGCTCTACGACGCGGACATTTTACCCGTTCCCCACCTCGAGATGGAGTTCGTTGAGGGTGCTGAGGTTGATGGAAAGCTCGTTAGAACGCTCGAGGAACTGCCAAAACCCGTTGATGAGAAAACCGCACTGGGACTCATAAAGGGCATTGCGGAAGGCCTAAAACACGCCCACTCAAAAGGCATCGTTCACCGCGACTTAAAGCCCGGAAACATCCTCCTAAAGGCCAACTTAACGCCAAAGATAACCGATTGGGGATTAGCCAAAATCGGAACGATGAGCTCGGGAAGGAGCGTGATGGGCTATACCCCACTCTACGCCGCGCCGGAGCACCTGATGCCAAGCAGGTTTGGAAGCACAGACCACAGGACAGACGTATGGCAGTTGGGGACGATTTTCTACGAGCTACTGACCGGCAGGGTTCCGTTTGAGGGCTACACATACGAGGAGGTCTTCGGCAAGATAACCGACGAGAACTACCGCCATAAGCCGCCCTCCGATTTCAACCCGGCATTGGCAAAGTACGATGGGCTCTTCGAGAAGTTGCTGGCGAAGAGGAAGGAAGACCGCTACGGAAGCGTCGAGGAGTTTCTGGAAGACCTTGAGAAGCTCAGGGAGAGCGAGAGGAGAAGGGAAGAGCTTGAATCCCAGGTTGATGAGCTGAAGAAAACGCTCACAAGAAGCGTGGAGGCTCTAAAAAAGAGTAGGAGTGCGGATGAGACCCTAAAGAACCGCCGGTTAGTTGTCGAGACCCTCGGCAGGCTGGCGTTGGCCTACGCGGAGCTCAACAGGAAGGCAGAGCTTCTCAACACCCTCAACGACCTCAAGTTCTACACGGTGCAGAACATTAACGATTTGACGAAGGCAATAACCATAGTTGAAACTCTACTCCGGGAGAACCTTCCGGTGGAGAAAGACTTCGTGGAGAGGCTTAAGGTTCTCGTGCACAACATCAAAAGGGAAAACGAAGCGAACTGA
- a CDS encoding SPFH domain-containing protein, translating into MSFAGVALVILGVFLLIMLLLSVKVIRPYQKGLVERLGKFNRILEPGIHFIIPFMERVKVVDMREHVVDVPPQEVICKDNVVVTVDAVVYYQIIDPVKAVYNVSNFLMAIIKLAQTNLRAIIGEMELDETLSGRDIINARLREELDKITDRWGVKITRVEIQRIDPPKDIQEAMAKQMTAEREKRAMILIAEGKKESAIKEAEGQKQAAILKAEGEKQRQILIAEGQAEAIRKVLEALKMADEKYLTLQYIEKMPELAKYGNLIVPYDTEALIGLLRVLQKVKDTPLPRPPENEKKPAEGSEDQVNEQLEKLKEAME; encoded by the coding sequence ATGTCTTTTGCCGGTGTGGCCCTTGTTATCCTTGGAGTGTTTCTTTTGATAATGCTCCTGCTGAGCGTGAAGGTCATCAGGCCGTACCAGAAGGGCCTCGTCGAGAGGCTCGGAAAGTTCAACAGAATCCTTGAGCCGGGAATACACTTCATAATACCCTTTATGGAGCGTGTCAAGGTCGTGGACATGCGCGAGCACGTCGTCGATGTGCCGCCGCAGGAGGTCATCTGTAAGGACAACGTCGTCGTCACCGTTGACGCAGTCGTTTACTATCAGATTATTGACCCTGTAAAGGCCGTTTACAACGTCAGCAACTTCCTCATGGCAATCATCAAGCTCGCGCAGACCAACCTGCGTGCTATCATCGGTGAGATGGAGCTTGATGAGACCCTGAGCGGCAGGGACATAATCAACGCCAGGCTCAGGGAAGAGTTGGACAAGATAACCGACCGCTGGGGCGTCAAAATAACGCGCGTTGAGATACAGCGCATAGACCCACCGAAGGACATCCAGGAGGCCATGGCAAAGCAGATGACGGCAGAGCGTGAGAAGAGGGCGATGATACTCATCGCAGAGGGCAAGAAGGAGAGCGCAATCAAAGAGGCCGAGGGACAGAAGCAGGCGGCCATACTAAAGGCGGAGGGTGAGAAGCAGAGGCAGATACTCATTGCCGAAGGTCAGGCCGAGGCCATCAGGAAGGTTCTCGAAGCGCTCAAGATGGCGGACGAGAAGTACCTTACCCTGCAGTACATCGAGAAGATGCCCGAGCTCGCCAAGTACGGCAACCTCATAGTCCCCTACGACACCGAGGCACTGATAGGCCTGCTCAGGGTTCTCCAGAAAGTCAAGGACACACCGCTACCCAGGCCCCCTGAAAACGAGAAGAAGCCCGCTGAGGGGAGTGAGGATCAAGTCAATGAGCAACTCGAAAAACTTAAGGAGGCTATGGAGTAA
- a CDS encoding NfeD family protein produces MDVFPIFLLILGLLVIVLDMMVSAFITPVGVAFAVLGLLLGFGWKFIESFVVSLVAAVVSYIAIGRYIKKDVQDMGKQKYTFELKGKRGKVVEVGKEHYLVELEGDKWIALSENGEKLKIGDTVEVVDVDGVKLIVRKV; encoded by the coding sequence ATGGACGTCTTCCCAATCTTTCTCTTAATTTTGGGACTTCTGGTAATAGTGCTCGACATGATGGTCTCTGCTTTCATCACGCCTGTAGGAGTCGCCTTTGCAGTCCTCGGACTGCTCCTCGGCTTCGGCTGGAAATTCATAGAGAGCTTTGTTGTCTCGCTGGTGGCGGCGGTAGTTTCATACATTGCCATAGGGAGGTATATCAAAAAGGACGTCCAGGATATGGGAAAACAGAAGTACACCTTCGAGCTCAAAGGCAAGAGAGGGAAGGTCGTCGAGGTCGGGAAGGAGCACTACCTCGTAGAGCTTGAGGGCGACAAGTGGATAGCATTAAGTGAGAACGGAGAAAAGCTGAAAATAGGGGACACCGTCGAAGTGGTTGACGTCGACGGCGTTAAGCTCATTGTCAGAAAGGTCTGA
- a CDS encoding amidohydrolase family protein, whose amino-acid sequence MFALVGRLVDYRSVKEGAVIVEDNIVRAVVPAEELKEWGVDEIYGGSGYMVIPGIVNAHTHVAMAKFRGLGENLPTEEWLERIIWPMEREWTREEIRRWAELGIGEALMNGSTTINDHYFFADEIAKVAEKLGVRAFIGQTVMDEVDFPLASPEEGRRFFRRWWGKSDLVTPTLAPHATNTVSLELMEEIAELSAETGARVHTHLAQSRAEVKEVRERYDLSPVGLLKKAGLLNERLLGVHGVYLEASEFQKLAEAGSTLVHCPTSNISLEAGTVNLRKLLDIGLNVALGNDSPNPAGIIDPFIEMRTAGIAANVTSGKAHAVPAREVFGMATANGARALGLKAGLIEPGYLADLVLVNSRKPQFLPGENPYSDIVYSARGSDVELVVVNGEVVYKNGAFTKFGKTVEELWEWLRPF is encoded by the coding sequence ATGTTTGCGCTGGTTGGAAGGCTCGTTGATTACCGCTCCGTTAAGGAGGGTGCCGTCATCGTTGAGGACAATATTGTCAGGGCCGTTGTCCCGGCTGAAGAACTCAAAGAGTGGGGTGTTGATGAAATCTACGGCGGATCGGGTTATATGGTAATTCCGGGCATAGTTAACGCCCACACGCATGTTGCGATGGCGAAGTTCAGAGGGCTGGGTGAAAACCTGCCCACGGAAGAGTGGCTTGAAAGGATTATTTGGCCCATGGAGAGAGAATGGACGAGAGAGGAAATCCGCAGGTGGGCAGAGCTTGGAATCGGAGAGGCCCTGATGAACGGTTCGACCACAATAAACGACCACTACTTCTTCGCGGACGAGATTGCAAAGGTCGCCGAAAAACTCGGCGTGAGGGCCTTTATTGGACAGACTGTAATGGACGAGGTTGACTTCCCCCTGGCGAGCCCAGAGGAGGGACGCCGCTTCTTCAGGAGGTGGTGGGGTAAGAGCGACCTCGTGACTCCAACTCTCGCGCCCCACGCGACCAACACAGTCTCCCTTGAGCTTATGGAAGAAATAGCGGAGTTATCAGCCGAAACTGGCGCGAGGGTCCACACCCACCTTGCCCAGAGCAGGGCGGAGGTCAAGGAGGTCAGAGAGCGCTACGACCTTTCGCCGGTTGGCCTACTCAAAAAGGCTGGACTCCTGAACGAGAGGCTCTTAGGGGTGCACGGAGTCTATCTGGAAGCATCGGAGTTTCAGAAGCTTGCCGAAGCAGGCTCAACACTTGTCCACTGCCCGACGAGCAACATCAGCCTTGAAGCAGGGACTGTGAACCTGCGGAAACTCCTAGACATCGGACTGAACGTCGCCCTCGGCAACGACTCTCCCAACCCGGCCGGCATTATTGACCCCTTCATTGAGATGAGGACGGCTGGAATAGCCGCCAACGTCACATCGGGGAAGGCACACGCCGTCCCCGCAAGAGAGGTCTTCGGAATGGCGACGGCCAATGGCGCCCGTGCCCTTGGATTGAAGGCAGGACTCATAGAGCCCGGTTACCTGGCGGACCTCGTGCTGGTGAACTCAAGGAAGCCCCAGTTCCTGCCCGGGGAAAACCCGTACTCGGACATCGTCTATTCCGCCAGGGGAAGCGACGTTGAGCTCGTCGTCGTGAACGGAGAAGTTGTCTATAAAAACGGCGCGTTTACAAAGTTCGGAAAAACAGTTGAAGAGCTTTGGGAATGGCTCAGACCTTTCTGA
- the asnS gene encoding asparagine--tRNA ligase: MIDKVYCADVKPELEGQRVKLAGWVYRKREVGKKVFIVLRDSSGIVQVVFSKDLGEDTYREAKKLGIESSVIIEGTVKADPRAPTGAEVQADKLEVIQNVDFFPITKDASPEFLLDVRHLHLRSPKVASIMKVKGTLMQAAREWLIQNGWYEVFPPILVTGAVEGGSTLFKLKYFDRYAYLSQSAQLYLEAAIFGLEKVWSLTPSFRAEKSRTRRHLTEFWHLELEAAWMDLWDIMKVEEELVSYMVQRTLELRKSDIETFRKDLTTLKNAVPPFPRISYDEAIDILQSKGVQIEWGEDMGADEERVLTEEFEAPFFVYGYPKHIKAFYMKEDPEDPRKVLAADMLAPEGYGEIIGGSQREDDYNKLVQRILEEGMNPEDYQWYLDLRKYGSVPHSGFGLGLERLVAWVLKLDHVRWATLFPRTPSRLYP, encoded by the coding sequence GTGATTGATAAGGTTTACTGTGCCGATGTTAAGCCCGAACTGGAAGGACAAAGGGTTAAGCTCGCCGGATGGGTTTACAGGAAGAGGGAAGTCGGAAAGAAGGTGTTTATCGTCCTTAGGGACTCGAGCGGAATCGTCCAGGTGGTCTTCTCAAAAGACCTCGGCGAAGACACCTATAGAGAGGCCAAAAAGCTTGGAATCGAGTCGAGCGTCATCATAGAGGGAACCGTCAAGGCAGACCCGCGCGCGCCGACCGGGGCCGAGGTTCAGGCCGACAAGCTTGAAGTTATCCAGAACGTTGACTTCTTTCCGATAACCAAGGACGCGAGCCCTGAGTTCCTGCTCGACGTCAGGCACCTGCACCTCCGCTCGCCGAAGGTCGCGAGCATAATGAAGGTCAAGGGCACTCTTATGCAGGCCGCCCGCGAGTGGCTCATCCAGAACGGTTGGTACGAGGTCTTCCCGCCGATACTCGTAACCGGTGCCGTTGAGGGCGGCTCAACGCTTTTCAAGCTCAAGTACTTCGACCGCTACGCCTACCTGAGCCAGTCCGCACAGCTCTACCTTGAGGCGGCCATTTTTGGCCTCGAAAAGGTCTGGTCGCTTACGCCAAGCTTCAGGGCCGAGAAGAGCAGGACGAGGAGGCACCTCACAGAGTTCTGGCACCTGGAGCTTGAGGCCGCCTGGATGGACCTCTGGGACATCATGAAGGTCGAGGAGGAGCTCGTGAGCTACATGGTGCAGAGGACGCTTGAGCTCAGGAAGAGCGACATCGAGACCTTCAGGAAAGACCTGACGACCCTTAAGAACGCCGTCCCGCCGTTCCCGAGGATAAGCTACGACGAGGCGATTGACATACTCCAGAGCAAGGGCGTCCAGATAGAGTGGGGCGAGGACATGGGCGCTGACGAGGAGCGCGTCCTTACCGAGGAGTTCGAGGCTCCGTTCTTCGTCTATGGTTATCCAAAGCACATCAAGGCCTTCTATATGAAGGAAGACCCCGAGGACCCGAGAAAGGTGCTCGCCGCTGACATGCTCGCGCCAGAGGGGTACGGCGAGATAATCGGCGGCTCCCAGCGTGAGGACGACTACAACAAGCTCGTCCAGCGTATTCTGGAGGAGGGCATGAACCCCGAGGACTACCAGTGGTACCTCGACCTGAGGAAGTACGGAAGCGTCCCGCACAGTGGCTTCGGTCTCGGCCTTGAGCGTCTAGTGGCGTGGGTTCTCAAGCTCGACCACGTCCGCTGGGCAACACTCTTCCCGAGGACGCCGAGCAGGCTGTATCCGTAG
- a CDS encoding 7-carboxy-7-deazaguanine synthase QueE: MKLIMAEVFNSWQGEGGSVEGSAFGRRQIFVRFAGCDLHCQWCDSREYIDASRVSRWRYEVEPFTGKFEYRPNPAELDDVVNAVLRLDTGDIHSISYTGGEPTLQVKPLRALMEKMKEFGFDNFLETHGGLPELVKEVAHLTDYASVDIKDETAKATEDWKSLVLREVESIRILKETGAKTYAKLVVTKDTKIENVRWYAELMKDLAPLVIQPREPIDITQARLMELYREAAKIMGRKNVGLSFQVHKYLNVL; encoded by the coding sequence ATGAAGCTCATAATGGCAGAGGTCTTCAACAGCTGGCAGGGTGAGGGGGGCAGTGTCGAGGGCTCTGCATTCGGAAGGAGGCAGATATTTGTCCGTTTTGCAGGGTGCGACCTTCATTGCCAGTGGTGCGACTCAAGGGAGTACATAGATGCCTCCCGCGTTTCACGCTGGCGCTACGAGGTAGAACCGTTTACTGGAAAGTTCGAGTACAGACCAAACCCTGCGGAACTCGATGATGTCGTCAACGCGGTTCTCCGCCTCGACACTGGGGATATCCACTCGATAAGCTACACCGGCGGCGAGCCGACGCTCCAGGTAAAGCCCCTGCGGGCCCTTATGGAAAAGATGAAGGAGTTCGGCTTCGACAACTTCCTTGAGACCCACGGCGGGCTCCCGGAGCTCGTTAAGGAGGTCGCCCACCTCACTGACTATGCGAGCGTGGACATAAAGGACGAGACCGCCAAGGCAACTGAAGACTGGAAGTCGCTGGTGCTCCGTGAGGTGGAGAGCATAAGAATTCTGAAGGAGACCGGTGCAAAGACCTACGCCAAGCTCGTGGTGACAAAGGACACGAAGATTGAAAACGTCCGCTGGTATGCTGAACTTATGAAAGACCTTGCCCCGCTCGTAATCCAGCCAAGGGAGCCGATAGACATCACCCAGGCGAGGTTAATGGAGCTCTACCGTGAGGCGGCCAAGATAATGGGGAGAAAAAATGTCGGCCTGAGCTTCCAGGTGCACAAGTACCTCAACGTCCTGTGA